One stretch of Xiphophorus hellerii strain 12219 chromosome 21, Xiphophorus_hellerii-4.1, whole genome shotgun sequence DNA includes these proteins:
- the msl2b gene encoding E3 ubiquitin-protein ligase MSL2b, translating to MNPVNATALYVSASRSVLQCDPGDPRELAELCKVLPFFRQSLSCLVCGNLLQDPIAPTNSSCQHYVCRGCKGQRMQLKPSCSWCKDYACFEENRQLSLLVRCYRKLCLYITQSPLAPHLSSAAGDSPDLQAILEEGLALAESEPESEVVSGSPSSPPPRTAPDEAPPPTEVKDEERGATVNGLHDCNGLVGSDSLQPVAVETGVAKQEGFSEELPVCVSVAAGGGAELCDISHFGEELKHGGGSLLLSVEEVLRTLETDHAEPDYPALNGPHRLDSACLVLDSGPRLPHPHLLPQPSSVAPHVPPRCHRKRSRSESDSEKVQPLNITSLLRGPALPVPQHHAAAAKHEPRFPTAVPHPHLAPVPNGGPARVGKTVLVPNKALKKTMEHHGPNKKPYTKARQGAPKPRSQPRDRAPPHPHPLSHPPSPSKPLYKKAVEKKGCKCGRATQNPSVLTCRGQRCPCYSNRKACLDCICRGCQNSYMANGEKKLEAFAVPEKALEQTRLTLGINLTSITAAALRSPAAGSPGGALLNVTTATGAPVSAAFLSGAGHDNRAFEESLEMRFDC from the exons ATGAACCCGGTGAATGCGACCGCTCTCTACGTGTCGGCGAGCCGCTCGGTGCTGCAGTGCGACCCCGGAGATCCCCGGGAACTGGCGGAGCTCTGCAAGGTGTTGCCGTTTTTCCGCCAGTCCCTGTCCTGCCTGGTCTGTG GTAACCTGCTGCAGGACCCCATCGCTCCCACCAACTCGTCCTGCCAGCACTACGTCTGTCGCGGCTGCAAAGGTCAGCGGATGCAGCTGAAGCCGTCCTGCAGCTGGTGCAAGGACTACGCCTGCTTCGAGGAGAACCGCCAGCTCTCACTGCTTGTCCGCTGCTACAGGAAGCTCTGCCTCTACATCACGCAGTCGCCGCTGGCGCCGCACCTCTCCAGCGCCGCCGGCGACTCGCCGGACCTGCAGGCCATCCTGGAGGAGGGGCTGGCGCTGGCCGAGAGCGAGCCGGAGTCGGAGGTCGTCTCCGGGTCGCCGTCGTCACCGCCGCCTAGGACTGCGCCAGACGAGGCTCCGCCCCCGACGGAGGTCAAAGACGAGGAGCGCGGCGCCACGGTGAACGGGCTCCACGACTGCAACGGCCTGGTGGGCTCGGACTCGCTGCAGCCCGTCGCCGTGGAAACGGGCGTGGCCAAGCAGGAGGGTTTCTCGGAGGAGCTGCCGGTGTGTGTGAGCGTGGCGGCCGGCGGGGGGGCGGAGCTCTGCGACATCAGCCATTTTGGGGAGGAGCTGAAGCACGGCGGGGGGTCACTACTGCTCAGTGTGGAGGAAGTGCTCAGGACTCTGGAGACGGACCATGCCGAGCCCGACTACCCCGCCCTGAACGGGCCCCACCGCCTCGACTCCGCCTGCCTCGTCCTGGACAGTGGTCCCCGCCTGCCCCACCCCCACCTGTTGCCCCAGCCCTCCTCTGTCGCCCCCCATGTCCCGCCGCGCTGCCACCGCAAGCGCTCCCGCTCGGAAAGCGACAGCGAGAAGGTGCAGCCCCTCAACATCACCAGCCTCCTGCGAGGGCCCGCACTCCCCGTCCCGCAGCACCACGCCGCCGCCGCCAAACACGAGCCCAGGTTTCCCACGGCCGTGCCCCACCCCCACCTGGCACCGGTCCCTAACGGCGGCCCCGCAAGGGTCGGCAAGACGGTTCTGGTCCCCAACAAGGCCCTGAAGAAGACCATGGAGCACCACGGGCCCAACAAGAAGCCCTACACCAAGGCCCGGCAGGGGGCCCCCAAACCGCGCTCCCAGCCCCGCGACAGGGCGCCACCCCACCCACACCCCCTCTCTCACCCGCCGAGCCCCTCCAAGCCGCTCTACAAAAAAGCCGTGGAGAAGAAAGGCTGCAAGTGCGGCAGAGCAACTCAGAATCCATCAGTGTtgacctgcagggggcagcGCTGTCCCTGCTACTCCAACCGCAAG GCGTGTCTGGACTGCATCTGCCGCGGCTGCCAGAACTCCTACATGGCCAACGGCGAGAAGAAGCTGGAGGCCTTCGCCGTGCCGGAGAAGGCTCTGGAGCAGACCCGCCTCACGCTGGGCATCAACCTCACCAGCATCACGGCGGCCGCCCTGCGGAGCCCCGCCGCCGGCTCCCCGGGCGGCGCCCTCCTCAACGTCACCACGGCGACCGGCGCGCCCGTCTCCGCCGCCTTCCTGTCGGGCGCCGGCCACGACAACCGGGCCTTCGAGGAGTCGCTGGAGATGCGGTTTGACTGTTGA